The Leptospira terpstrae serovar Hualin str. LT 11-33 = ATCC 700639 nucleotide sequence ATGGTTTTACTAGTCTCGTAAATCCTTGTATTTAGGTTATCGATAGTTTCAATGGCTTTGTCAATTTCTACAATTTTGGTTCCAACTCCTGTGATATCATTTTTGATGGTTCCGATAGCAGTATCCAATTTCCCCATCATTACCGAAGATTTGTTAATGAGGTCACTACTCTCTCCAATCAGGGATAGATTTTCTTGAATGATCTTTGAAATTTCTTTTGAGTTCCGAGTGGTTGCATCCGCTAACTTTGATATCTCTTCTGCAACAACAGCAAATCCTCGCCCATGTTCACCTGCCCTTGCTGCTTCGATCGCAGCATTCAAAGACAACAAGTTTACTTTATCTGCAATGTCATTGATCACTGAAACAAAATCTGAAATTTCCGTACTTTTGTCTTTAAGGATATTGAATTTATTAATCGAAAGATGGATATGTTCCGAAGTATCGTTGGAATAACCCATGACTACGTCTAAATTTTTGTATATCCTGCTCGTTCCAGTTTGAACAGTTTCATTAATTGCTTTTAAATCACTTACCGATTGAATAGAAACTTCTGATTCGTTATACAAGGATTTGGCGATTTTGTTATTTGAATCTGCTTTTGAAGATAATTCTTTTAATGAGGTAGATATTTCTTCAAGAGAGGAAGCTTGATGTTGTGAAATTTGTTTTAGTTCTTCCGAAATCGTATCTTGATTTTTAATCTGTTGTTTCATCATATCGATAGTATTCAAAATTGTTTTTGCCATGTTCATCAAATTGTCTAAGGCTTTCTTTGCTTCTTTTTGTTTTTCTACAGCTAAGTTAAGAAGTGTTCTTGTGGCAGTGGCCCCTACTGTGGCACCGATCCCTACCCAAACAAAAATTAGAAATCTAACAATGATATTACTTTTAGGACCACCAGGAATTAATTCAGGCCGCACCAAAAACAAAACGATTTCAGAAACAATAATCAAAATAAAATTATAAATGGAAGCATTACGATTGAAATACAATACACTCAAAACAAAGGAGATATAGAATGTAGCAGAAAGTTCAGTGGCCCCATAAATGACAAATTGAAACACAAGCAAACACAAAGTAACACCAGTAATAGAAATATAACTCGATGACCAGTGAGTTTTCAATCTTGTAGAAAGTAAAAATCCAACGATTAATATGGAAGTTGCGAGGACAAATTCGATAAGAATACTTTGGTAGGTGAGATAGTCCGAACCTTTTCCTGCAATTTTGATGGAAAGTGTTGCCACATTCGCTAGGGCAAGAATCGAAAGAAACGACATGAACATTCGTTTGTTGTTTCTTAACATCACTTCCGTGAACAAGTCATCGGAAATCGTCATCACATTTTTTGAAGCAAAAAGTTTAGCAAACAAACAGAACCTTCTTTAGAAAGTATAGAGAATTTAGCCATAGTTTCAAAACGGAGTTACTTGGCAAAAAACGTTCTCGACCCATAAGAAAAAACCTAAAACAGAATCCAGAGCCCCTACATTCGCTTTTCGAAGTTCTCATCTGAAACTACATGCACTCGATCTAAAGCCGAAATGGAGAAAAACTGAATCTTGTTCACCCTAATAGAAATGGGACGAAAAGAAGATTAAAGAAAATCACTTTTTTTAAAAGACAAAGCTAATATTTTTAAAGTTAGCTACTTTATATTTTGGAAAAAGAAAAAACAGTTTTGATTCCAAATTTTTTTTATTATTTTTCTAAAAAATAAAACTTCATTGCAATAAACTTTTATCCAGTAGGCATTGATTAGATTGAATGCAATTACTAATTTTGCTAGTGTCAGCAATTAACAGGCTTTCCACTACAATACCGCAAATTATCTGTTAGTTTTTCTAAGAAAATTTCCAAGATCGTTGACACAAAATATAAATAAAAATACAACTGACAAAAATTAATCAGGAGGATCATGTGAAAAAGAGCATTTTTTTTGCGATCTCACTCACGATCATACTATTCACTCAAAACTGTACAGGTGGTTCCTATCTGGCATACATTGCACCAAATGCAAACACAAACCCTACTAGGGAATATGCGACACAAGGTGTTTTCTTAAAAGGTGGATTATTATTCCACAAGACAAACGTACCTGGACCTATTGGATCCAATGCAGAAGCAACTACTGAAGGTAGAGGATGTAACCATGCAGTATTGCATTTGTTTTCTTTTGGAGATTCTTCTATCGAATCAGCTAAAAAATCTGCAAATATTACAAAAGTTGCCTTCGTAGAATATGACCAAATGGGCATTATTGCCGGTTTCGTTTATCATCGAGTATGCACAATTGTTAAAGGATCGTAATCGGAGTTTCCCTATGAAAATGAAATTAGTATTTATTTCTCTATTATCTGTATTTCTTTTCGCTAATTGTGCGATTGGACCAACTCACGGGTTTATTTTTAATTCCACAAAATTTGCTGGAACTATCAACCCTGAAAACAATGTAAAGTCAACAAAAGAAGCAAAAGGATGCCAATTTACTCTCCTTTATATCTTTAGTGCTGGAGATGCAGGAGCTGGATCTGTTGCAAACAAAAACGGAATCAGTAAAATTGCAACAATCGACCATTCTTCTCTTTCTATTTTGACCGGTTTATACCGTAACTATTGTACAATTGTATCAGGAGAATAATCATGAAATACATTTTACTTTCAATTATTAGTTTGGCGTTATTTACAAACTGTACTACGGCACCAATGCCAGGTATCCTTTTTACATCCACTACGCAGCATTCTACTGTAGATTCAAATGGAAATGCATTGTCTTCTGCTAAAGTAGAAAAATCAGGGAAATCTTGCAGTTTTACATCTGTTTTAGTATACAATTGGTTTTACGGTGCAGGTCAGTCAGTTAGCGACGCAGCAACCAAAGGAAACATCAAAAAAATTGCTGTGATTGATAGAGACACTACTGTCATTCTACCTGGTCTCTTCACTCTTGACTGTGTTGTTGTTTGGGGAGAGTAATTCTCTTCTTTTCACAAAAACATACTTAAGTTTCGACTAGTAAGTTAAAAACCTAACAGAGAACCTCATTTCTGTTAGGTTTTTTTATACTTACTTAACGTTTTCTCTTAGAATTTCTTATTTACAAAACTCTTTCTAACCTTCCTTTTTCATTCCGAATTGATACCAATCCACTTTGCGAGTGAAATGCATCACGGCCGCAAGAACCGAAAAGAGTGCCAAAGACCCAAGGAGTAAGGCTTGTTCTTCCGATGCCAAAATCACATAAAGAAAGGAATACAAAACTAAATAGTAAGAAGCAGTGATGAGTCCTTTTCTTTTATGATTCAATACACTAATGGAATAGTATCCGATAAGTCCAGTCACTGCCAAACTTGATAAAATATAGGCAGGCAAAAATCCAAAGTGTTCTGAAAACGATAGGTTCAATACATAAAACAATACCATAGCCGAACCAATTAAGATATATTGGATAGGATGTAACAAAACTCCACCAAATACTTCCATAAGAAAAAACAAAGCAAAGCTTGTCACGATAAAGAGGAGTCCATACTTCACAGACCTCTCCATCTTCAAATAATGATCTACTGGAATCACCAAACTGACTCCATACCCTGAATTCAAAATCGAACCGAAAATTGATTCATCCATAGAATGAATGACTTGTGGATAGGATCTTGCAAAATACGAAGTCTCCCAAACTGCAGAAAATCCATTCTCATGAATAGAACGGTCCTTTGGTAAAAGATTTCCATTAAAGGATGGATCCTTCCAATCAGAACTCATCATTAGTTTGGATTTTTTCCCAATAGGAATCACAGACAATGATTCTGAGCCTTTGACTTCCATTTGGATTTCAAATGGAATTGAGCTACCCGCTTCTGAAATAAGGACTGGGGCGTTTAGACCTGATTGTAAATAAGATGACCTGGTGCCTGGTAAAAACTTTTTATCTTTCCCGGACCAATTCAGTTTCATCTCTCCTCCGAGTCCCTTCAAATCGGAAACAGAAACAATCAACCTTGCATCATCCCAGTAGATATAGGTTGTATCCATTGGAAAATCAGAAGTTTGTATTGATGAAAATTTTCCAGTTACCTTCACCTTACTTGTGTATAATGGAATTTCATAAATGCTTCTTTTACGAAGTTCCGTTTTCATATCCACTACAGAATCCAACTCTTCAGGTAAAAAATAGGCATAATCGGTAATATAATCCCATTTGTCTTTTTCCTTAGTGGAACCTGATTTGGGAATTCTTAGGTTATAAGGAATCACCAAAATGGGTCCAACTAATGTTTGGTTTGTCCCCCATTTTTCTCCCACTTCAATTACGGCTTCGTTTCTTGCGAAACTTCTTTCTTCGATTAAGGAACCAATCATAAGCAGCGGTATGATAAATAATAGAACCATTCCCCCTAGAATGGCTAAACGAAGGTTGACAGATGTTTGTAGTTTACTCATAAAAATCTCCTACCCATAGGATAGATCTTTCACGTGAGTATTTTATGTTCTGAATGTGAGGATTCTGTGAGGGTCTAATTTTTTGGAAACCATAACGAAACAATTACCCCATGCGGATTTCGGTTTTGGATTTCTAATTTACCACCATGTAAGTCAACAATTTGGTTTACTATACTAAGACCTAATCCTGAACTTTTTCGGTTGTTAGTTGGTCTTGGTAAGGAATAAAATTTTTCTGTAACTCGAGTGAGTGCATAATCGGGTATGGAATGGCCTTCGTCAATCACTGAAAATTTTATGGAATTGTCCGGTTCTTTATGAATTTCAATGTTTATGGTATTGTTTTCGCTTGCAAAATCGATCGAATTTTTAATTAGATTTTTTATTGATAAATATAAATAATTGCGGTTTCCCTTTATTTCCCAATTTGTATCTTCACAATGTATAACAATAGATATTTTTTTCCATTGTAATTCTGATTGAAAATTAGAGATTGTTTCCTCTACTAACTCATAGATTAATACTCGATCTTCCAAAGAGATAGATTTTTTTCCCTCCAATGAAGTAAGTTCTAACAATTGTTCAATGAGATTTTGAATTCGTTTAGCTTCTTCCTGAATATTTTTAGTCAATCGTCCCGACTCATTTGGATGGGATTGTAATAGTTCTACTGATGCGAGAATTGATGAAAGTGGACTTTTGATTTCATGAGTCAGAGTTTGAACGTAAGATTCTATATATTTTTTTCCTTCAATTTCTTCTACAAGTAAATCCACTTCCTTACCTAGTTCGTTCAACTCACGAATTCCAATTTTTGGGAATACTGCCTTCTCTTTTTTTCGAAGAGAACTCACATACTTTGAAAGACGTAAAATAGGACGGAAAATCAAATAAGCGAGTATACTAAAAAGAACGGCAATCGCAGTAGCCACAAGAAGAGAAATGCGCCAAAACTTTCTTTTAGCCTCTTCAATGAAAGGAATCACACCTGTTTTTGGTTTGATAACAGTGAGAACTCCAATGATTTTATTTTTGAATCGGATGGGAGATGCGACAAACAATGCACCTTCACCCTCCTTATCTAAAAGTTTACTCGATCTTGCTCCATACTTTCCTTGTAGAGTCAAATACACATCGTTAAACTTAGAATAGTCGAGTCCTTCTCTGTAAATTTCTGAATCAAATATCACAAACCCTTTTTCATCGGTGATATAAACTTGAATGTCGGTATTGGTTTTTAATAGAGAATATATCTTTGCATTAAACGAACGTTTATTTGTATTATTGAAAACAGGTGAAAATAATGTGTGTAAAATATCTTTGAATTTGAGATAGGAATGAGGGTTTTGTTCTAATCGTTCTTCTACAATCGCAGACAAAATATGAGCCGTATCATTTAGTGACTCCTCGACAGTTTCCATATAACGAGGACGAATAGACTCTTCTGTTTTATCGATTAAATAGTAAAAACCAATACTTAGGATAAAAAAAAACTAATGATGATTCGTATCCAAAGGCTCATATCTTTTCCTTTAATCCATAACCTTGTCCCCTTCTTGTTTCAATCGGGTCGAAGTCATTTTCAATTTCTTTGAACCTGGCACGGATGTTTTTGATGACTGTATCCACTGCGCGGTCGAAACTATCTTCTGGTTCTGTCCACACACTGTCCATAATTTCTTCTCTAGTAAAAATTCTACCTGGCCATTTAAAAAACAATTCCATGGTTTTATATTCGTAAGGAGAAAGATTCAAAGTTTTTCCATTCAAATAGACCAACTTTTTATCCAAAGAAATTCTGAATTTATGATCATTCATTGGATGCGGTTGTGCTGTTCTTCTTAGTATTGCTTTGATCCTTGCTAATAATTCTCTCGGACTAAATGGTTTTACAATATAATCATCTGCACCAATCTCCAATCCCAATACTTTATCGATCTCTGTATTTCGTGCCGTTAAGAAGATAACAGGCGTTTGGAATGATTTTCGAATTTCCTTCAAAACTTCAAAACCATTTTGGTCAGGCAATCCAATATCAAGCACTATGAGTGATATATCGTTAGAAACCAATTGAATCCCCTGTTTTCCGGTGGAAGCCAGAGAAACAAAAAATCCTTCCGACTCCAATGTAATTTGGATGGTTTCCTGAATTCCTGGTTCATCTTCTATCAGAAGTATTTTGGTCATGTGAAAATTTATTTTCCTTCGGCCCAGGACTCTTCTCTAGGATCGGCAACTCCAATCAATTTTTTGGATTTTGTATCCTTTATTACTGCACAAATAGAACCGAAATCATTATCTAAATGTCCTTTTTTATATACTTTGTAACCTTTTTCTTTTAATGAATCAGAAACTGCAGCATAGAGAGTTTCTTCCAATTCAATTCCACCTGGTCTATAAGTATGTGGAGAAAAACTATCTGGCCAGTTCACCGAACGAAACCTAGGCGCTTCTACTGCTTTTTGTGGATCCATTCCAAAGACTATGACATTTAAAAAAAATTGAATCATTGCTTGGCTTTGGACATCACCACCAGGAGTTCCAAAACTCATCCATAACTTTCCTTGTTTCAAAACCATTCCTGGATTGGGTGTGATCCGTGGTCGTTTTCCTGGGGCAAGGGAAGAAGGATGGGTAGGATCCAAACGAAACTGTGTCATACGAATTCCCAATGTTAGTCCTGTACCTGGAACCATAGGAGATTGAGGAAAATCACTCGGCGTGAGAGAAACTGCATTACCTACAGAATCCACTATACTCAAATAAGTAGTGTCCTTTCCATATTTAATTTCACTTATAGATTGTTCCTTTGGTTCGTTAGGTTGTATTAGAGTGGGGTTTGATTTTTTTGAATCATACAACCAAGGATTTCCATAGGGAGGAGTAACTCCGAAGGCATCTCTTTGAATCAGTTTCCGTCTGAGAATTGCATACTTTTTGGAAAGCAAACCTTCTAAAGGAACATCTACAAATTTTGGATCGCCAAAATACCTTTCTCTATCGGCAACAACAAGTTCAATCGCCTGGGAAACAGTATGGATATATTCCGGAGAGTTATGACCCATAGATTTAAGATCAATTCCATCTAACAATTGCAATACCATTGGAACTACGGGACCTTGCGTCCAAGTTTGGTTTGATAAAATTTGATAATCTCTAAACTCACCGGAAACTGGTTTTTCCCAACCACCAGCATAATTTGCCAAATCTTCCTTTGTAATAAGACCAGATTTATCTGTATGAAGTTTTACGATTGCATCTGAAATAGGACCTTTATAAAAATAGTCCCAAACAGATTCTAATGCTTGTTTTCTGGTCTTTCCAGTTTTTGCAGCCTTAATTTCTTCATTGGCCATAGCCTTCCAAGTTTTTGCAAGATCCAATCTTTTTGTTAATTCACCTTCTCGAATTCCATACCACCATTTTTTTTCAAGATATACTTCAGCGTTGTATGGCATAATCAATGTAAATCCAAAACGTTTATACAATGGTAAGTCTAAGTTTTTTACAAGGATTCGATTTGCAGGAAATCCTTCTTCTGCTACGCTAACAGCTGGTTGTACCAATTCTGCAAAAGATTTGGTCCCATGATCCTGTAACAATCGTACAATGACATCGGGAGAGGCAGGTAACAACTGAGTCAAAATAGAATTTTTCGGCATCACATCATAACCTTTTTCTTTAAACCACTCGATGTTTGCTTTTTTTGGAGCCGTTCCAGCACCTATGTAACTTTTGACTTGTCCGGTTTTTTTATCGTAAACTAATGTTGGGGCTACGGAAGGAAAACTTGCCGCTTCTCCATTGGTTACATTTAACACAAGAAGTGCTGCGACTGCTGCATCAACAGCATTCCCACCACTATCCAAAACTTTTATGGCGGCCTTTGTGGCCAAAGGATTCCCTGTGGACACCATATACTTTTCTCCCACTGCTGCTTCGCGTAAATTCCCTTGTGGATCTACGTAGGAAGGAACAATTGGCCGACGGCTTCCCAAACATTGAAATAGAATAATAGAAAAGAACAGAGAGAAAAAAATCTTTGGTAAATTTGCCATGGAGTCCTCAAATTTCAATTTGATAAAAACAATGGCAAATTTTGGTTATATGTCGAATCAATTTTTACAACTTAAATCGTTCAGTGATCCCCTTTAAAATCTCCGCAGTCGATGCTAAATTTTGAGCAGATGAAGACATCTCCTCTGAACCAGAAGCAGTACTTAACGTATGTTCATTGATTTGAATGATGACATCTGAAATTTCTCTTACAGCTCTTTTCTGCTCATTGGTAGAAAGTTTAATAGTTTCAGCATCTCGGCCCATTTGTTCTGCACCTTCGTCTACTTCTCGTTTGATGGACTCTTGAGCAGAAGTAACCGAATATAATTTATTCATCGCTGCATTTACGGTTTCTACATTTTGAATGATATTATGCAACATTTCTGCAGAAGAACGAATGGCATTGGCACCAGAATCTAATTCCCGATTGTTTTTTGTAATCATGGTTCCAATTGATTTTATAGAGGATGCTGTTTTTTCCGAAAGTTTTGAAATCTCATCAGCAACGACAGCAAATCCTCTTCCTGCTTCGCCAGCTCTTGCCGCTTCAATGGCAGCATTCAAAGCCAATAGTTGCGTTTGATCTGAAATTTCATTGATGATTTGAATGATGGCAGTCATTTCTCCCGAGGAATGAAGGATGTTCTCAATCATTTTGCTCATTCCTTGGATGGACTCCTCTCCCTTTTTCGCTTGGTTCGAAATAGACTCTGCCAACTTCAAAGTACTTTCAATTTCTGATCCAATCTTACGGATACTTTCCGATAGTTCTCTAATCTTTGAATGGAAGTTTGTAAAGTTACCGAATTGCCTATCTGTAGAAGCAGCAATATGATCCATTCCTGCAGACATTTCTTCAATGGTTGCAGACATCTCTTCCGAAGAAGCTGCCGTGGATTGGGCTCCTGTAGCAAAATTATTGGAAGAGGAAGTTAATTCTT carries:
- a CDS encoding TRL-like family protein, which produces MKMKLVFISLLSVFLFANCAIGPTHGFIFNSTKFAGTINPENNVKSTKEAKGCQFTLLYIFSAGDAGAGSVANKNGISKIATIDHSSLSILTGLYRNYCTIVSGE
- the creD gene encoding cell envelope integrity protein CreD is translated as MSKLQTSVNLRLAILGGMVLLFIIPLLMIGSLIEERSFARNEAVIEVGEKWGTNQTLVGPILVIPYNLRIPKSGSTKEKDKWDYITDYAYFLPEELDSVVDMKTELRKRSIYEIPLYTSKVKVTGKFSSIQTSDFPMDTTYIYWDDARLIVSVSDLKGLGGEMKLNWSGKDKKFLPGTRSSYLQSGLNAPVLISEAGSSIPFEIQMEVKGSESLSVIPIGKKSKLMMSSDWKDPSFNGNLLPKDRSIHENGFSAVWETSYFARSYPQVIHSMDESIFGSILNSGYGVSLVIPVDHYLKMERSVKYGLLFIVTSFALFFLMEVFGGVLLHPIQYILIGSAMVLFYVLNLSFSEHFGFLPAYILSSLAVTGLIGYYSISVLNHKRKGLITASYYLVLYSFLYVILASEEQALLLGSLALFSVLAAVMHFTRKVDWYQFGMKKEG
- a CDS encoding TRL domain-containing protein, translating into MKYILLSIISLALFTNCTTAPMPGILFTSTTQHSTVDSNGNALSSAKVEKSGKSCSFTSVLVYNWFYGAGQSVSDAATKGNIKKIAVIDRDTTVILPGLFTLDCVVVWGE
- a CDS encoding methyl-accepting chemotaxis protein — protein: MFAKLFASKNVMTISDDLFTEVMLRNNKRMFMSFLSILALANVATLSIKIAGKGSDYLTYQSILIEFVLATSILIVGFLLSTRLKTHWSSSYISITGVTLCLLVFQFVIYGATELSATFYISFVLSVLYFNRNASIYNFILIIVSEIVLFLVRPELIPGGPKSNIIVRFLIFVWVGIGATVGATATRTLLNLAVEKQKEAKKALDNLMNMAKTILNTIDMMKQQIKNQDTISEELKQISQHQASSLEEISTSLKELSSKADSNNKIAKSLYNESEVSIQSVSDLKAINETVQTGTSRIYKNLDVVMGYSNDTSEHIHLSINKFNILKDKSTEISDFVSVINDIADKVNLLSLNAAIEAARAGEHGRGFAVVAEEISKLADATTRNSKEISKIIQENLSLIGESSDLINKSSVMMGKLDTAIGTIKNDITGVGTKIVEIDKAIETIDNLNTRIYETSKTIENSTNFQKIATEESTKITANVSESAANIVEISKQISESSKSTGGIIVQLDSMAKEMTN
- the lsa14 gene encoding adhesin Lsa14 — translated: MKKSIFFAISLTIILFTQNCTGGSYLAYIAPNANTNPTREYATQGVFLKGGLLFHKTNVPGPIGSNAEATTEGRGCNHAVLHLFSFGDSSIESAKKSANITKVAFVEYDQMGIIAGFVYHRVCTIVKGS
- a CDS encoding response regulator, with the translated sequence MTKILLIEDEPGIQETIQITLESEGFFVSLASTGKQGIQLVSNDISLIVLDIGLPDQNGFEVLKEIRKSFQTPVIFLTARNTEIDKVLGLEIGADDYIVKPFSPRELLARIKAILRRTAQPHPMNDHKFRISLDKKLVYLNGKTLNLSPYEYKTMELFFKWPGRIFTREEIMDSVWTEPEDSFDRAVDTVIKNIRARFKEIENDFDPIETRRGQGYGLKEKI
- the creC gene encoding two-component system sensor histidine kinase CreC, producing MLSIGFYYLIDKTEESIRPRYMETVEESLNDTAHILSAIVEERLEQNPHSYLKFKDILHTLFSPVFNNTNKRSFNAKIYSLLKTNTDIQVYITDEKGFVIFDSEIYREGLDYSKFNDVYLTLQGKYGARSSKLLDKEGEGALFVASPIRFKNKIIGVLTVIKPKTGVIPFIEEAKRKFWRISLLVATAIAVLFSILAYLIFRPILRLSKYVSSLRKKEKAVFPKIGIRELNELGKEVDLLVEEIEGKKYIESYVQTLTHEIKSPLSSILASVELLQSHPNESGRLTKNIQEEAKRIQNLIEQLLELTSLEGKKSISLEDRVLIYELVEETISNFQSELQWKKISIVIHCEDTNWEIKGNRNYLYLSIKNLIKNSIDFASENNTINIEIHKEPDNSIKFSVIDEGHSIPDYALTRVTEKFYSLPRPTNNRKSSGLGLSIVNQIVDLHGGKLEIQNRNPHGVIVSLWFPKN
- a CDS encoding gamma-glutamyltransferase family protein — translated: MANLPKIFFSLFFSIILFQCLGSRRPIVPSYVDPQGNLREAAVGEKYMVSTGNPLATKAAIKVLDSGGNAVDAAVAALLVLNVTNGEAASFPSVAPTLVYDKKTGQVKSYIGAGTAPKKANIEWFKEKGYDVMPKNSILTQLLPASPDVIVRLLQDHGTKSFAELVQPAVSVAEEGFPANRILVKNLDLPLYKRFGFTLIMPYNAEVYLEKKWWYGIREGELTKRLDLAKTWKAMANEEIKAAKTGKTRKQALESVWDYFYKGPISDAIVKLHTDKSGLITKEDLANYAGGWEKPVSGEFRDYQILSNQTWTQGPVVPMVLQLLDGIDLKSMGHNSPEYIHTVSQAIELVVADRERYFGDPKFVDVPLEGLLSKKYAILRRKLIQRDAFGVTPPYGNPWLYDSKKSNPTLIQPNEPKEQSISEIKYGKDTTYLSIVDSVGNAVSLTPSDFPQSPMVPGTGLTLGIRMTQFRLDPTHPSSLAPGKRPRITPNPGMVLKQGKLWMSFGTPGGDVQSQAMIQFFLNVIVFGMDPQKAVEAPRFRSVNWPDSFSPHTYRPGGIELEETLYAAVSDSLKEKGYKVYKKGHLDNDFGSICAVIKDTKSKKLIGVADPREESWAEGK